From one Marmota flaviventris isolate mMarFla1 chromosome 1, mMarFla1.hap1, whole genome shotgun sequence genomic stretch:
- the LOC114103446 gene encoding disintegrin and metalloproteinase domain-containing protein 1b-like, giving the protein MSVLALMRDFDSSPSSPRKSHVVLHEARRVLQIWAPQMKRLRLGPVPGLLCVRLVTMLLLGIIFLPSIYCDMESIYYSSYEIVIPKSLTVEGHEDPVGKASYMLFMQGQKQVIRLKVKRDYSVSNFPIYSYHNGILGQETPFISQDCHYEGYIEGVPGSFVSVNTCLGLRGILIKEDTSYGIKPMLSSKQFEHVLYTMAHQARVSCGVTSQDRPVSTSQQQGSRNPLQLQALSYLWSRTKYVEMFVVVNNQRFQMWGSNINETVQRVVDIIALANVFTRGINTEVVLAGMEIWTEGDLIEVPVDLQVTLRNFNSWRQEKLSHRVRHDVAHMIVGHHPGETMGQAFLNGACSGSFAAAVESFHHEDILLFAALMVHELGHNLGIQHDHAACICKDKHFCLMHENITRESGFSNCSSDDFYHFLHEHKGACLFNKPRHRSRKRETASCGNGVIEEAEQCDCGDQCETNECCTDECKLKEGAECSNEACCSGCKFQTAGRTCRSVIGACDLPEYCNGSSALCPGDRYKQDGTVCRQMYLCLSGVCMDPSVQCSDIFGSDSVSAPADCYKSINSRGDRFGNCGRPTDENNNYVKCSEENMYCGKLICTGVSALPEIKEDYTLIQVPNGDDWCWSMNAYKGTDTVDDGDVRNNTYCAEKKDCQGTVCTDAIESTFECKPEENCNSKGVCNDLGNCHCDFGFEPPDCVKEGGNGGSVDSGPVGESEGENPPGEGDGGGGGGQNQTGSRKDEGGLDVTLLAFIILILIILVVILVCCFLTSKSSKAKPAPPPPAAEPAPAAEAPPAEAPPPEGEAPPEGGEEPPPEPPPE; this is encoded by the coding sequence ATGTCAGTGTTGGCCTTGATGAGAGACTTTGACTCTTCCCCATCGTCTCCACGGAAATCCCACGTGGTTTTGCATGAGGCTAGAAGAGTGCTTCAGATTTGGGCTCCCCAGATGAAGCGTCTGAGGCTAGGGCCAGTGCCAGGACTTTTGTGTGTCAGGTTGGTGACCATGTTGCTGCTAGGGATAATTTTTCTCCCAAGCATATACTGTGACATGGAATCCATATATTACTCTTCTTATGAAATAGTCATCCCCAAGAGTCTGACAGTGGAGGGGCATGAAGACCCAGTGGGAAAGGCATCGTACATGCTGTTTATGCAGGGCCAAAAGCAAGTGATTCGTCTCAAAGTGAAAAGAGACTATTCTGTAAGTAACTTCCCCATCTACAGTTACCACAATGGCATCCTGGGGCAAGAAACGCCTTTCATCTCACAGGACTGCCACTATGAGGGCTACATAGAAGGAGTGCCAGGGTCTTTTGTTTCTGTCAACACCTGTTTGGGCCTCAGGGGCATCCTGATTAAGGAGGACACATCCTACGGCATCAAGCCCATGCTCTCTTCCAAACAGTTTGAGCATGTGTTATACACCATGGCACATCAAGCTCGAGTCTCCTGTGGTGTCACTTCCCAAGACAGACCAGTGTCCACCAGCCAGCAACAAGGGAGCAGGAATCCTCTTCAACTACAGGCACTGTCCTACTTGTGGTCACGCACCAAGTACGTGGAGATGTTTGTCGTTGTCAACAACCAGCGGTTCCAGATGTGGGGCAGTAACATCAATGAGACAGTCCAGAGAGTAGTGGACAtcattgctctggccaatgtctTCACCAGGGGAATAAACACAGAGGTGGTGCTGGCTGGAATGGAGATCTGGACTGAGGGGGACCTCATAGAGGTCCCAGTGGACCTGCAAGTTACACTCAGGAATTTCAACAGCTGGAGACAAGAGAAGCTCTCGCACCGTGTGAGGCATGATGTTGCCCACATGATCGTTGGGCATCATCCTGGAGAGACCATGGGCCAGGCATTTCTCAATGGTGCCTGTTCAGGTAGTTTTGCGGCGGCCGTTGAATCCTTCCATCACGAAGACATCCTCCTGTTTGCAGCGCTCATGGTCCACGAGCTCGGGCACAACCTGGGTATTCAGCACGACCATGCGGCCTGCATTTGTAAAGATAAGCACTTTTGCCTCATGCATGAAAACATCACCAGAGAAAGTGGCTTCAGCAACTGTAGCTCTGACGACTTCTACCATTTCCTTCATGAACACAAAGGGGCCTGCCTCTTTAATAAGCCACGGCACAGAAGCCGCAAGAGGGAGACTGCTAGTTGTGGTAATGGTGTGATTGAAGAGGCGGAGCAGTGTGACTGTGGTGACCAATGTGAAACGAACGAGTGCTGTACCGACGAATGCAAACTGAAGGAGGGGGCTGAGTGTAGTAATGAAGCCTGTTGTAGTGGATGTAAATTCCAAACTGCTGGACGCACTTGCCGTTCTGTAATAGGAGCATGTGACCTCCCAGAATACTGTAATGGTAGTTCTGCACTGTGCCCTGGAGACAGGTATAAGCAAGATGGTACAGTATGTCGCCAAATGTACCTTTGCCTTAGTGGTGTATGCATGGACCCTAGTGTTCAGTGCTCAGATATTTTTGGGTCTGACTCAGTGTCGGCCCCAGCGGACtgttacaaatcaataaatagcaGAGGGGACCGGTTTGGAAACTGTGGCCGTCCTACTGATGAGAATAACAACTATGTTAAGTGttcagaagaaaatatgtattgTGGCAAACTTATCTGTACTGGTGTTAGTGCTTTaccagaaattaaagaagactatACATTGATCCAGGTGCCTAATGGAGACGACTGGTGCTGGAGCATGAATGCCTACAAGGGGACCGATACTGTTGATGATGGGGATGTGAGAAATAACACTTACTGTGCTGAAAAGAAAGACTGCCAAGGAACTGTTTGTACAGATGCCATTGAGTCCACATTTGAATGTAAGCCAGAAGAAAATTGTAATTCAAAAGGAGTCTGTAATGATTTAGGGAACTGTCATTGTGATTTTGGCTTTGAACCCCCTGACTGTGTAAAGGAAGGGGGAAATGGGGGAAGTGTGGACAGTGGCCCTGTTGGTGAATCAGAAGGGGAGAATCCACCAGGtgaaggtgatggtggtggtggtggtggtcagaATCAAACCGGTAGCCGAAAGGATGAAGGAGGTCTAGATGTCACATTATTAgcctttattatattaattttaataattctagTGGTTATATTGGTTTGCTGCTTCTTAACGTCTAAAAGCTCAAAAGCAAAACCTGCACCCCCACCACCTGCAGCAGAACCTGCACCAGCTGCAGAAGCACCTCCTGCAGAAGCGCCCCCACCAGAAGGAGAGGCCCCACCAGAAGGAGGGGAAGAACCACCACCAGAACCGCCACCAGAGTAG